The following are encoded in a window of Rosa chinensis cultivar Old Blush chromosome 4, RchiOBHm-V2, whole genome shotgun sequence genomic DNA:
- the LOC112197960 gene encoding alpha,alpha-trehalose-phosphate synthase [UDP-forming] 6, protein MVSKSYSNLLELASGESPTFGRIGRRMPRIMTVAGLISDVDDDKSESVCSEVSSSSVHRDRIIIVANQLPIRAQRKEDSSKGWIFSWDENSLLLQLKDGLGDDEIEVIYVGCLKEEIHPNEQDEVSQILLETFKCVPTFLPPELFSRYYHGFCKQQLWPLFHYMLPLSPDLGGRFNRSLWQAYVSVNKIFADRIMEVINPEDDFVWIHDYHLMVLPTFLRKRFNRVKLGFFLHSPFPSSEIYKTLPIREEILRALLNSDLIGFHTFDYARHFLSCCSRMLGLTYESKRGYIGLEYYGRTVSIKILPVGIHMGQLQSVLSLPETEAKVAELKTQFCARGRTMLLGVDDMDIFKGISLKLLAMEQLLIQHPEWQGKVVLVQIANPARGRGKDVKEVQAETSSTVKRINETFGKPGYNPVVLIDEPLKFYERIAYYVVAECCLVTAVRDGMNLIPYEYIISRQGNEKLDKVLGLDSSVPKKSMLVVSEFIGCSPSLSGAIRVNPWNIDAVADAMDCSLEMAEPEKQLRHEKHYKYVSTHDVGYWARSFLQDLERTCKGHLRQRCWGIGFGLSFRVVALDPNFKKLSVEYIVSAYKRTTTRAILLDYDGTLKPQASIDKSPNSKSIEILNSLCRDKNNMVLIVSAKSRKTLAEWFSPCEKLGIAAEHGYFLRSKQDTEWETLVPVADSSWKQIAEPVMKLYTETTDGSTIEDKETSLLWCYEDADPDFGSCQAKELMDHLESVLANEPVTVKSGQTFVEVKPQGVSKGLVAKRLLSTMQERGMLPDFVLCIGDDRSDEDMFEVITSSMEGPSIAPRAEVFACTVCRKPSKAKYYLDDTAEIVRMLQGLASVSEQSILL, encoded by the exons ATGGTGTCGAAATCGTATTCCAATCTGTTGGAGCTTGCCTCAGGCGAGTCCCCTACCTTTGGCCGAATTGGCCGGAGAATGCCACGCATCATGACTGTTGCTGGCTTGATATCTGATGTTGATGATGACAAGTCGGAGAGTGTGTGCTCCGAGGTGTCCTCATCGTCGGTCCATCGTGACCGAATCATTATAGTGGCAAATCAGCTGCCCATTAGGGCTCAGAGAAAAGAAGATTCTAGTAAGGGTTGGATATTCAGTTGGGATGAGAATTCTCTGCTACTCCAACTCAAAGATGGTTTAGGGGATGATGAGATTGAGGTGATTTATGTGGGTTGTCTCAAGGAAGAGATTCACCCCAATGAGCAAGATGAGGTTTCCCAAATCCTCCTTGAGACCTTTAAGTGTGTCCCAACCTTTCTCCCACCAGAGCTTTTCAGCCGGTATTATCATGGGTTTTGCAAGCAACAGTTGTGGCCACTCTTTCATTACATGCTACCCCTGTCGCCCGACCTTGGTGGTAGGTTTAACCGCTCGTTGTGGCAAGCATATGTATCAGTCAACAAGATTTTTGCGGATAGGATCATGGAAGTCATTAACCCAGAAGATGATTTTGTGTGGATACATGATTATCATCTGATGGTGTTACCAACTTTCTTGCGCAAGAGATTCAATCGCGTGAAACTTGGCTTTTTCCTCCATAGCCCTTTCCCTTCATCAGAAATTTACAAGACATTGCCTATTAGAGAGGAGATTCTACGAGCCCTTTTGAACTCTGATTTAATTGGATTCCATACATTTGACTATGCAAGGCATTTCCTCTCCTGCTGTAGTCGAATGCTTGGTCTTACCTATGAATCCAAGCGAGGTTATATAGGCCTCGAGTATTATGGTCGGACTGTTAGCATCAAAATTCTTCCGGTTGGCATACATATGGGTCAACTGCAGTCAGTTTTGAGTCTCCCAGAGACAGAAGCCAAGGTTGCTGAGCTCAAGACACAGTTCTGTGCTCGGGGTAGGACAATGTTACTTGGAGTGGATGACATGGATATATTTAAGGGCataagtttgaagcttttggcAATGGAGCAGCTGCTTATTCAGCACCCTGAGTGGCAGGGAAAGGTCGTATTGGTGCAGATAGCCAATCCAGCCAGGGGTCGGGGAAAAGATGTGAAAGAAGTTCAGGCCGAGACATCATCAACTGTGAAGCGAATTAATGAAACATTTGGCAAACCTGGGTATAATCCTGTTGTCTTGATTGATGAGCCACTTAAGTTTTATGAGAGAATTGCATACTATGTAGTTGCAGAGTGTTGTTTGGTTACGGCTGTCAGGGATGGAATGAATTTGATACCATATGAATACATTATTAGTCGTCAAGGAAATGAAAAATTGGATAAGGTTTTGGGATTGGATTCCTCTGTTCCCAAGAAGAGTATGTTAGTTGTCTCTGAGTTCATTGGCTGCTCCCCTTCTTTGAGTGGAGCAATTCGTGTGAACCCCTGGAATATTGATGCTGTGGCAGATGCAATGGACTGTTCTCTGGAGATGGCGGAGCCAGAAAAACAGCTTCGGCATGAGAAACATTATAAATATGTCAGCACCCATGATGTTGGTTACTGGGCTCGCAGTTTTCTCCAAGACTTGGAAAGAACATGCAAGGGTCATTTGCGTCAAAGGTGCTGGGGTATTGGGTTTGGGTTGAGTTTTAGAGTTGTGGCTCTTGATCCAAACTTCAAGAAGCTCTCTGTGGAATACATAGTGTCAGCCTACAAAAGGACTACAACTAGGGCAATTCTTCTCGACTATGATGGCACATTGAAGCCTCAGGCATCCATTGATAAGAGTCCAAATTCTAAATCCATCGAAATCCTAAATAGCCTATGCAGGGACAAGAACAACATGGTTTTAATTGTTAGTGCTAAGAGTCGAAAAACACTTGCCGAATGGTTCTCTCCTTGTGAGAAGCTTGGAATTGCAGCTGAGCATGGCTACTTTCTACG GTCGAAGCAAGATACAGAATGGGAGACATTGGTACCAGTTGCAGACAGTAGTTGGAAGCAGATTGCAGAGCCCGTCATGAAGCTTTACACAGAAACAACTGATGGTTCCACCATTGAAGATAAGGAAACTTCACTTCTCTGGTGTTATGAGGATGCAGATCCAGACTTTGGATCATGCCAAGCCAAGGAACTTATGGATCATCTTGAAAGTGTGCTTGCTAATGAACCCGTTACTGTTAAAAGTGGGCAGACTTTTGTGGAGGTTAAACCACAG GGTGTAAGCAAGGGTCTGGTAGCCAAACGTCTACTTTCCACCATGCAGGAAAGGGGAATGCTACCAGACTTTGTTCTCTGCATAGGGGATGATCGATCTGATGAAGACATGTTTGAGGTAATTACAAGTTCCATGGAAGGCCCATCAATTGCTCCCAGAGCAGAGGTATTCGCGTGTACAGTTTGTCGAAAACCCAGCAAAGCCAAGTATTATCTAGATGACACGGCGGAGATTGTTAGGATGCTGCAGGGTTTGGCATCTGTTTCTGAGCAAAGCATACTTCTGTAG
- the LOC112197961 gene encoding MACPF domain-containing protein At1g14780, whose protein sequence is MVTGKCQNDILDGGIPSKVMMSFGDILRSEREKEMMLTTSTSLDHTIVESVIASLGKGFDLTSDFRLKYCKGKQRLVSLNDGDKRELVVPGFGSIPDVSGDIKCDKGDRMRCQTDMFSFSQMSEYINQKCSVSGKVPSGFFNSMFGFDSDSWGSDAANIKCLGVDGYFIIFFSVHIDRYPLVLADEVRDAVPTTWDPLAISRFIEKYGTHIVVGLSVGGQDVVLVKQDKSSNLGPSDLKTHLNELGDQHFTGTCNFSPLLSKAKDHKHKAPQAFNVFDAPQSAALNGFSTANTKDGITVISSKKGGDPTASSHSEWLLTVPSMPDAIQYSFIPITSLLKGVPGKGFLSHAINLYLRYKPPIADLPYFLEFQVSHKVWAPLHNDLRLGPATNSKSNPSSPAIHFSLMGPRLYVNTTQVRVGNNAPVTGMRLFLEGMKCNRLAIHLQHLANTPLMLENKIDDTTMWRGSEEIDDDRYFEPTNGKKFSHVCTAPVTYDPKWISSGITSAVIVSGAQLVVKQHGSKNVLHLRLLFSKVLDSFLVQSNWAESCSSTKSSSSGLLNAMSRPISGNYWGKEKVEPAAEDVILDSSVFPAGPPVPLPRQKFVKHVNTSHVCKGPQDSPGHWLVTGAKLNLVKGKIGLQVKFSLLNLAEK, encoded by the exons ATGGTGACCGGCAAATGCCAGAATGATATACTTGATGGGGGTATTCCGAGTAAAGTG ATGATGAGCTTTGGAGACATTCTCCGatcggagagagagaaagagatgatGCTCACCACCAGTACGAGTCTCGATCACACCATCGTCGAGAGTGTTATAGCCAGTTTAGGCAAAGGCTTCGATTTAACCTCGGATTTCCGGCTTAAGTATTGCAAAGGCAAACAACGGTTGGTTTCCCTAAACGACGGCGACAAAAGAGAGCTCGTCGTGCCTGGTTTTGGTTCCATTCCGGACGTCTCCGGCGACATTAAATGCGACAAGGGAGACCGGATGAGGTGCCAGACGGACATGTTCAGCTTCAGTCAGATGTCGGAGTATATCAACCAGAAGTGTAGTGTTTCCGGGAAAGTGCCGTCGGGGTTTTTCAATTCGATGTTCGGGTTCGATAGTGATTCGTGGGGGAGCGATGCGGCCAATATAAAATGCTTGGGTGTGGATGGatatttcatcatcttcttcagtgTTCATATTGATAGGTACCCTCTTGTTCTTGCCGATGAAGTTCGCGATGCTGTTCCGACCACTTGGGACCCACTTGCCATTTCAAG ATTCATAGAAAAATATGGGACGCACATCGTGGTGGGTTTGAGTGTTGGGGGTCAGGATGTGGTGTTGGTTAAGCAAGATAAATCATCAAATTTGGGGCCATCAGACCTCAAAACTCACTTAAACGAGCTTGGAGATCAGCATTTTACGGGGACTTGTAATTTCTCCCCACTCCTCTCCAAAGCAAAAGACCATAAACACAAG GCGCCACAGGCATTCAATGTCTTTGATGCTCCGCAGTCTGCTGCCCTCAACGGCTTCTCCACCGCAAACACAAAAGAT GGAATTACCGTGATAAGCTCTAAAAAGGGCGGTGATCCAACGGCCAGTAGCCACAGCGAGTGGCTTCTAACAGTTCCATCAATGCCGGACGCTATTCAGTACAGCTTCATTCCTATCACTTCTCTCCTTAAAGGTGTTCCCGGCAAAGGTTTCTTGTCCCATGCCATCAACCTCTATCTCAGAT ACAAGCCTCCTATAGCTGATTTGCCCTACTTTCTTGAATTTCAAGTATCACACAAAGTTTGGGCTCCCCTTCACAATGACCTACGTTTAGGTCCTGCCACAAATAGCAAATCTAATCCATCATCACCTGCTATTCACTTCAGCTTAATGGGTCCTAGGTTATATGTAAACACCACACAG GTTAGAGTTGGAAATAATGCCCCTGTCACAGGGATGCGCTTGTTTCTTGAGGGCATGAAATGCAACAG GCTAGCCATCCACCTCCAACATCTAGCAAACACTCCATTGATGTTGGAGAACAAGATCGATGACACAACGATGTGGCGAGGATCAGAAGAGATCGACGATGACCGGTACTTTGAACCAACAAACGGGAAAAAGTTCTCCCACGTGTGCACGGCGCCAGTAACGTACGACCCAAAATGGATATCTTCGGGCATAACCTCGGCCGTCATTGTCTCGGGAGCACAACTTGTGGTCAAGCAACACGGCTCAAAGAATGTTCTCCATCTTCGGCTCTTGTTCTCCAAAGTCTTGGACTCTTTCTTAGTGCAATCAAATTGGGCAGAGTCATGTTCTTCAACTAAATCGTCGTCGTCTGGCCTTCTGAATGcgatgagtagaccaatttctGGGAACTATTGGGGAAAAGAGAAAGTAGAACCTGCCGCGGAGGATGTGATATTGGATTCGAGTGTTTTTCCTGCAGGGCCTCCGGTGCCTTTGCCAAGGCAAAAATTTGTGAAGCATGTAAACACCTCACATGTATGCAAAGGGCCGCAGGATAGTCCTGGCCATTGGTTGGTCACCGGAGCAAAGCTCAACTTGGTCAAGGGAAAGATTGGCTTGCAAGTCAAGTTCTCTCTGTTAAACCTAGCAGAAAAATGA